AAGAGTACATTGATATTGTTTATGACACATATTGAACAAATTTTTAGATAAATTAGACCCTTTAACTTTTCGAAACCACTATCACAGCATAAAGAATGATATTGCAAATTCTACAACACTTGATGATTTTGAAAAGTcatgggaagagactatcaagTGTGTTAACCTatagaaaaatgattggttgtcctTGATGTATGAATTATTACACAGATGGGTGCCAACATATTTTAGCCTATTTTCTGtaggaatgtcaagtagtcaaatATCTGAAGGTTTACATGCATTTTCTTTTAGAAAAATGTCTCAAATAAGAAttcattaatggattttatcccccattttaatagagcactgagacaccaaagacacaatggATTAGTTGTGGTCCATATTGATATAAATGAGCATTCCAAGGTTAATATTACTTGActaatggaaactcaaatggttaagatGTACACAAAAAAAATGACTGaagtttcaaagtgaaataatCGAGAGTCATAGTTATTTTGTGCAACAGACATTTACAGGAGTTGCTTTAGTGGTTTAccatgtgatgaaatttcaaagtccTTTCTCAAAATAAAGAGTGTTCACACATGACAAACAAAGGGACTACATATCGTGTAGCTACacgaaatttgagtttgagggcataggcattccatgcaggcatatattagtttttttttttgtatcaatCAAGTGTTTTATTTGCCTGATACATATATACTTAAACGATCGACACGAGATACAAAAGTTGGAACAATATATGTTTTAGGGAGCAAAATTtcattgatgatccagattcAGAAAGATTTTTGATGTCAAGACactcgaggttatcctataaagtttcagtattagttgatgatgcatctttgactaaTGAGGGGGCAACCTTCTTGGATGAATAATTCGATTATATCTAcaacaaaattcaagagatgaataCTAGTAGAATAtgcagtgatagaagtcaaagaacAAAATCCAGTGATGAGAGCCTTGATATTATTGATCCTTTTACGGTAAGAACTAAGGGATGTGAGAAGAGATTAAAATCATTAAAGGAGAAAACAACCTCAAATTTGAGGCTTTGACATGGATGCAGATATCGAGGAGTGTCACATGACAAACGTAActgtctaaatttacaacaagtgTACGTGTCATTATGCATTTCTATTATAAGTTTACTTATAAacacaaatttattttattacatgttgtaaatatgacaatgtgtcaattagaagatcaactgaaaataataatcataacAGTGTTGACGACACATATGAACTAGATTTGGGATCTATAGCTAGTACTATCAAAGTtataatttgttaaattatagtagtttattgagaaaattaaattaataaattagctTTATTGTTGTAGGTTCTAATAACATACGCTAGGATGTTAGGATGCTTGCATATTATATATGTTCCTTCTGTCTCTATAAGAAGCGGGTTGTGATTTTGAATTCTAAAGTTCAAGATTGTTGATGTCACGATGCTTGCATACTGTATTTTGAATTGTGAGATATTGGCTCATGACCTGTTGGCTGAGAACTTACTGATCAAGTATGTCAGCAAATTACAGAAGAATGTGCAGTGGATGAGACTCCAAAAGGATCACTTCTATATGCTCTAGGATTAGTTTTTTCTGTATACAGGATGCTTGAATACATTACTTCTTCTTGTTTACATCCAGTACCGCTTCTTGTTTGCGTACATGTTACTAATTTAAATTGCCTAAATAATGTTATAGGAACCAGCAATATAATGTAAGCTGGAAATGCAGTTCTTGCAAGCAGTGCAAGTGGAGAAACAACAGGAGTTGATACGGATTTTTTTTGGTCTCACAAGATCAACATTATTATCATTTTGTGAAAGTTAGAATGCAGTGATGTATGTATAGTAATATTATACTGATGTTCTTGATAAGAATCAAGTGTTGTAGGCCATTAAAATTTAAATGCAGTGGTGTTATATTAATATCATTTTGTAAAAGCTTAAGTTGGCTAAGTTGATATCAcaggatcatcattaatatcattTCGTTCAATGTGTTGTATGATTTCTTGAGTTGCATTGTTCATTGCAATTAAATAAGCAATGGAATGGCTTTAGTGAACTGAAACTTGGTTTGTTCTACTTCCTATGATGTTCTAAGTTCTTttcttgtatttatttttaaaaattcataaagaCGAACCTTATGTAATGATACACTATTTATATTAAGAAGGTAATGCTTTATAAATTTCATCATGATTAGTCTCTAAGTTTGTATGTGGCATTCAGCTTTGTTGGACTTGTTATCTATTTTGATCCTTGGGGACAATGTAATCAGTGGTTCTTCTCTCTACTTTGTTGCTTTGTTCTATTCCCTTTGATGTATTTCCTATGATGTTCTAAGTTCTTTTCTTGTATTTatgtttaaaaattcataaagaaGAACCTTATGTAATGATACACTATCTATATTAAGAAGGTAATGCTTTATAAATTTCATCATGATTTCGTCAAAACATCAGACCAAAATGAATTTTTACTTTCTTTGGAAAATCCAGTCCCATTACCACGCACAAGGTTGTTCTTCCTTGATTGATTAGCAACTATTTCTGTTGAAAACTTCTACGGGGAAAATAAAAGCTTACAATAAAACACCAATTATGCTTGACCAATCCCTAGCTCAAGTTGGTCTCATTCAAGCTTacaaattgatacacaagaaaaaaatagtaaaaaaaaaaacattttgaatcggattttcaaAATGGAGGTGCGGGGAATCGAACCCCGTGCCTCTCGCATGCGAAGCGAGCGCTCTACCATATGAGCTACACCCCCAATTGATATTTTgctttaattattaataattcaaatagttTTTTGCTTTTTATAAAACATCGGTATACTCTGGCATTGACGTAGACAATAAAGGAATGTAAAGCCATTGCTAGAGTTTTGGCAAACGAGAGTTGTCCATGAGACAACCTTCATAGCTGAGCCTGCACACATTTGCTAGCTCTTCAGTGTGATCATCCATGAACTGTGAATGCCACGTAAACATGGACGCGAAGAGGAACTCTTTCGCACAAGCCGTCAATAATTCTAAACTTTTGAACTGGTATGCTAATTCATGGAAGCTCTCTCCTCTGGCATCTAGCTTCAATGAGTCAGGAATTTTGGGATGTGCTTGTTTCAGCACGAGGAACCTTCCAAGTTTGTGATGCTCGACAACATACAAGGACTACTTTGCAGTTGCATTATGGCAAAAGCTCACACTACGTACGTACTGCCAGTGTGAATTATGCATCCATATGCCACAGAACTGAAAACATGCATGCATGTTCTGTATCTTTGTGCCCTCAGGCCTCATCATTCACTTGTAGCATGCCTTGTTGCTCCTCGCATCTTTTATTGTACAGCTTTTACCTTTCATCACAGATCATTGCACGTGAGCTTCATCTCCTCGCTCACCTTCATCTTCTGTTCTCGGCAAAATTTAGTGGACGTCAGGAATCAAATATTGATGTCCTTCACGCTCTCTGACCTTTCAAATTTCCTTCTCAATCTCTCTCCTCCGTAGAGGATGGATCGAGTATTAAGGATAAGGATTTTTGCTCATCATAAATCAACTAGATTAGATGCCTCCTAACCTTTTGCCCTTTGGACGTTGCCTGGGGCCAAAAGAAAACTGAATTCCACAGTTGACGACAGTTGCAGACTAAAAGTAATATAATAAAATGATTTCCTTCTCTCATTTGTTCACCTCGCTCCTCAATCTCAGGCTCGATCTTTGTGATACAATCGGCATCGAAGTGGAGGTCGGACATTTTAATTAAAGCGATCCTTCTCTATTGGATGTTTACTTAACAAAAAACATAACCGTTGGAGAGGCGTAAATAAATAAAGCATATCTGTCATCGGATGCTACCTGAGCCATGTCACCTCCGCACTTCATTCACTGTTCAGTTACTAAAATCTGAAAGGACTAGAACGTATAATCACCCTCCATTGAAGGCGACAACAAAGCTAAGCTGGACGCCACATCCTCGCCGTTCGTTTTGTTTCGGTCGTCCGGATTGATTCATTCTTATTGAATTCCGGACGGCAATTTCGCCGTTGGAATTTGCGATGTTTATTAGAATGGCGTTTCTGTAATTTATGACGCTCCTAGCATAAAAGCCAGCTTCCACGGCTAGCTCCctccttcccttcccttcccttcccctCAGTTCTGAGCTGACGAATTAAGAGGGAGAGCGAGACCAGGCGCCGATGGGAAACGTGGAAACGGCCCGTACGTCGTCGTCTCGCCGTGAAGTCGGACCGGGAAACCTCTCCAAGAGCATCGGTTGCATGTCCGGCGTCTTTCATTTCCTTTCCAATCACCACAACCGATCTCGCAAGCGCATCACCTCCGGTAACTGCGCCCAGCAcgttctcctcttctcctctcttcttcttctggcTCCTTCTTAAATATGTAATTCGCCTTTATGCTGCAGTTAAAAGGAAGGAGAGCCCTGCCGCGCATCCTCTGACTCTGAGGCGATTAACGACTTCGCCGCCGCCGGAGGCCGCTGTCGAGGACTCCAAGAAAATGCGGCGCTCCAGCGAGACGCCACGGATTCCAGTGATCCCGCAAGAGATCAGGCGGAAGAAGCCGCCGGCCGCGTCGCCGTACAGTCCCCACACCCCTCCGGCGCTGGTGGCGCGGCTGATGGGTCTCGACGACTCGCCACCCCAGGGGGTGGCGGCGGGCAAGCGGCGGGAATTGCTGCGCGCGTTGGAGAAGTGCGACGAGGACCTCCAGGCGCTCAGTCGGATCATCGAGGCGATCCGCTCGGAGGAGATCCGAGCCGATACGGTCGTCTCCACCGCCGGGAAGACGGCCGAGCGGCTGCTCGAAATCGAGACGAACTGCGGAGCCGCCAAGAACGAGTGTAACGGGGAGCAGCCGAGCCCCGTATCGGTGCTGGACGCGTTGTCGTCGCCTCGGAATCGGTCCCGGTCGAAACGTTCCCCGGACGGTACGTAGCAGTCTGCGGAGATGAATTTGTTCCCGTCGCGAACCGGTATTATCACGAATCTTAATGCAGATAGCCAAGGAAGCCCTGCCGACGAATGTAGTAGGATCCTGAAGCCATCCCGCATAGCCGTTCTTTGTACGGGTAAGTCTAATACACTCGCACTTTCTGAGGCTTATCAGCGACATATATAGTCACATATTTACTTCCTACTTAGTGCAGACGACGATATCAATACAAATCAAAAGAAGGCGCACGAGGCCACACGACGCCGGATAATAATGGAACCAATGCCGAGTGGCGATCAGGCCAGGGTGGAGGACTTGGGCGGTCTGCGGCCGTGGTGGCTAgccaggaggaggaggaggaggagcgcgAGCCGGGCGATGGTGGAGAGCGTGGAAGAGGTGTGGGGGGAGGGGGTGGGGAAAGAGAGGTGGGAGTTGGGCCGGGTGGAGGCTTGGGTGGAGGCCCAGTTGCTGGGCGAGTTGGTGGAGGAGCTTGTCGTGGAGCTTCTCGGCTGGAACCGTAAGCTGTCGTCGCCTACTCGCAGGAAGAGGCTCcgcttctaaaaaaaaaaaatggaatcgTCACATCAGCGGCCCTCTAAAATTAGTCCTACAAATATAGAGGAAAATAAATACAGGTACATAGAAGAGACTCCGCTTCTATAGTTGCATGCACCCAAATGAATTGCTTGAGCACTTATTGGATGTGAATATTGCagaatgtaattttttttttaattgatgaaAATGGATCTATGAATAAAATTTCAAGTGAAATATTACTTCTCCTGTCTTATCTATATACAAGAGTTAAATCGAATTAATCATTAaacctaatttaaaattttaattaggtcATTTCAGAATTtccattttcttaaaaaaaataattattttgagaattaatTCGGTTTAAAAACTTTTAATTCGGTTAAAgcataaaacaaaatttaatatttgttatggttgatttaatttttatccaAATTAGCTCTTAGTTtcattcagaaaaaaaaaaaattatatatctctataataataatatgatattgtccatttagATTAAAaccttatagatttatttttagtttCTACTTAAAAGATCTTATACTAATGAAGATATTTTTCATCTTATAAATCataatcttttccatgtattttcaatgttgaactttgattgtattcccaacaatTCTCCCCTTAAACGAAGGACTGTCATTATTCTCATGATCTAAGCCTTTCTTCAAGCATCCAATTACTCTTGACCTGCTCTTAACTTCTTCTCAAACATCTTGTCACTATTAACTTGCTTCGGGCCTCCcctcaagtatccgatcactatTGATCTGTTCTATTCCTTAAGATTTTTCACCATCTAGGGTTCACTCCCCCATAATTTCCgtcgagcatccggtcaccctcgatcTACTTAGCCCTTTAACCACTTAGGGTTCACTCCTCCAGGTGGTGTAAAGTCTTAAAGGACTGAAGCCAGTCAATAATGACCTACTCCGAGCTTTCCCTCAAGCATCTAGTCGTTATTGACCTGCTTCTGTACTTTAAGACTTTTTCACCACCTAAAGTTCACTCCCCCAAGATTTCATTAAGCATCTGGACACTCTTGACCTGCTTAAACTTTTCACCACATATGGTTCACTCCTCCATGATTTCTGCCAAGCATTCAGTCACCTtggacctgcttggacttttcatgtaacgacccaattttccttatttcgagttctaaatgtcctcaaaaatatttggaaatgcttttaaattgttctagagatttttagaaatttttagagtatttttacgtaatttttggaggtcgtttagtatgtttacaaaaagaaagaagttttgacaaaaatcgttgaaggcgaggctcgaacccgtgacctcgggtcaAACCCAACCTAACCGGACGCATCCGACCAGCCGAGCTACGCTTGTTTTGTTAACCTAATAGGAAGAAAAACATATTTAAGGAGTAGTTAATAATAAAGCCGGGGTTTTAAAAGAAAACCTAGGTTTTCCTcctgatccggttgtaagaacaaaggccccccgtccggtggggtcaacgccacgtggaagtcaaagtggcaggtggTCGGCCGGAAAAGGGTGGGTTCGACCGACCTAGAATCTCCGGTCGGTGTCcagttgatggttaaaggcgccctgtcgaaagtcagggttccggcgctcagcggaCAAGATCGCAGGGTCGATCGggctgcacgctcggccaaagcatCATGTGACATACTGCTAATGTCTTACATAGCAGCACCAAAATATCCCAGATAGCGATGGATACaggacgtgatgtgagtgtccTCCTGTAGCGACGAGGGTCGTCAGGGAAGATGAGGTCGGACGTATCGCCGAGTCGGTACTCCCATCCTCCGCTCACGGACTGTACGCCCTAGCACGTGGTCgtagagaaggacaagaacatcttctAACAGTGgccaagtcctatggctaggccattaCTCCAAGTCGACAGCGGGTGTCCCATTTTGGAGACGGGAATCTTGGCGGTCGTACGGCGCCGTAGTAGATTTGACAGACATATaaggtatgggctacggacacgtatgcgcctcggtggatgtgcaggagctctttcacgctctatataaagagcctcatgcTTGTAGTACACCTTTGGATCCACTTTTTTCACTACTCTTGCCCGACAGCGTGAGAGGAGGTCACCACCGAAACCCCTTCCCGCCCGACTTCTACGGGTGTAGGAGCTTCGTGCAACCAATCGAAGATCCGCGTCGGCCCGGCTCGCGTGCCTGGCGTCGTTGGTTCGACATTCGGACCCGGGGATCGGGGCGCCGTGCGTGGGGCAGCTCTGCGTCAGCCGAGCGATGGGCGGTTTCGACATGACCGCGCGGTGATGCTCTCCGcgaaggagctcgacgctctaatcaaggcaagagcggCTAAGCTCGTGGAACACGAAAGAGAATCTCATGGTGAGCGGTGAAGCAACAAACAATGTCATCGGTGTGGCAGGAGGCAATGATCCCCGCGACGCCTCCCGGACAATGATCAGCCTGGCATTCAGGGGAGCCctgagcggatgaagatggattgggacttggatcgACCATGAGCGCAAATTATctcgggcagggtgaaaggtgcaccaatatGTTTAAATGGTGGACATATAATGATCGATGACCGCGCAACAGCCACACAGAACTGACGGCACGATCAAATATCGATGCTCAAGCCGTATGGCAAATCCTGAgaaggcgtctataaaccctcgagcTCGGGCGTGAGGGTCCAATATGTAATTTCCGGTGTTAAATATCCGACGATGACAATGATATCGAGAGCGGTTCCGACATAAGCGCTCACTTCGGCGGAGGCAgaccgtccgagcggaagaccgccagTTTAGGCTGGCATTACGAAAGTCAGACAAATATCGAGGCGTCCAGTCATCCGATAATCGAAACGTGAGACTTCCGAGTTCGGACGTTAAATATCAGGAAGTTGACTCCGACCGGAAGACCACTTCCAGGACCGTATCAGCGGTAGCGAACCGGCGTCAAATATCCGGCGGACCGTCGACTCGAAGACGAGTTAGCTCCGGACGCCGACTACCTTGAGACGACAGAGACTCCCCGAGAACCCTAAAGGCCGCGtgtcgagagacgagccgccgcaGGCCTCTCGAAGCGGGTCTATGCGAGGAAAGGTGGGGCCCGACGTCTAAAGCAGGCAGTGATCCGACCTGTCATGTACGCAGAGAAGGATCATGACCCCCGCGTTAAATAGAAGGCGACAAGAGAGGCGGTTATAAACCCGGACCGAAGAACGACAGACTCGTTAAATATCGGAGAGACGACTTTTCGATCATAAACGGCGAGTACCGTAATCTCGGCAAGTGAGAGCCGGCGGTCTATCTCTGTCATAAACTCGAAAGGAGACCGGCGTACGGTtccgttaaatatcgagatgagCGGCTATAAACTTCCGGCGGAAGACTACGAGCTcccaggcgttaaatatcgagggacaGTGTGCTGTTGCCTATAAACTTCGCCCGGTGCTGGAAGACCGTCGCTCGGCGATCGAGACGCTCGATTAGCTTGCACGGTATAAACTTCCGTTCGCTCAGGAACGTCCGATAGCCGGCGTTAAATAAAGATGAGCGGAGCCGGAGCTGCCTATGTTTACTTAGGTAGGACTTTAAATCCGGAGCTCGTTAAATATAGTTACCTACGTTTATAAACTTCTCGACGGTTGTCGACTCGGACGACGGCGGCCTCGCCTATAAAGAAGAACGTGAGCTTGCCCGCAAAATCGAGAGCGAAAGTGAGATCTATAAACTTTCGGGACGGCGAGAGCGGAGCTCGGCACGACGGCCGGGCGCGAGTCTATAAACTTACCCGCGCCACCGCCGTTAAAATATCGAGACGAGACTGCGTCAGTCGTTTTCCGTAGCGAGAAGGAGGAGTCTGCCGAGGCGGCGTCTATCGAGCTAAACTTGAGCGTAAATCGATGAAGTATAGGCGTTAAATGATCGGAGAGAAAGCAATCTATAAACTTCGAGCTCGATAGCGAGACGTTAAAAGCCGCTTATTCATCGAGCCGTCTCGACGTTAAATACGCATGCAGGTCGGCCAGTGCCTATAAACTTCCGGCGGCACAGGCCGGACGCCAACCTATAAATATCGAGCGTTAAATAGGGTTTAGTCTATAAACTTAGGCGGAGGCGGTCGAGCAGGCAGGGCCGGAGCGTTAAACTTGATCTATGCCGGCAAAGCGGACGGGCCGGGCCGAAGGCTCAGGCGACAGCCGCTACCCTCCTCCGATAAGAGAAGGCGGTGAGCTCTCGAGCTGTGTAACCTCCGAGGACAATGACCGCCGGAGCCGATAAGAATACGTCGAGAGCAATATCGAAGAAAGCGCCTATAAACTTCGGCGGTGGCGAGCGAGACGGAGCCAAACGTCCGTAGAGCCCGGACGTTAAACTCGAGAgagtggcgtctataaacgcctataaacttccgaagaagaagaccGCCGAGAGCCGGATCATGAACTGTCGGAGCGTGAGGAGTAATCTTGGGCGTATAAACTTGAGGGAAGAGCCGACGTCGAAGCATCTAAATATCGAAGGCGAGACGTAGCTTATAAACTTCCGGCAACGTGGAAGACACGAGCTCGTCCGGTAGGCAGGACGGGAACGGACGATGAAATCGCTATAAACTTTCCGGTCATACCGCCGTGCGAGTAAATCGGACGAGAGGCCGCTCCGACGCTAAATAAACCCTCCGAGTAAGCCCGAGTTCCAgcagcgttaaatatcgagaggaggTAGCCGCGCGCGATAAACCCTCCGGGAAGAGGTCAATATAAAAGAATGCAATTGTCCAAGAAAATGTGTCATATCGCTCGTCGCCACTGCCCCACGCGTTCTCACCGTCGCCAGCTCCCGTGGTAAGGTACTTCATCAGTGTCTAATgagcgatctctgctatcaaagcggaatgTTGCATATTggaaatattacatatttagccgagcggaagggcaacGCCAAATACTTGCATCTCATAATAGGCGAGCGTACAACACACATTAACTAGTAAAAGGACAGTACGCGAAAGGGAAAtgttgcattaaaattaaaactttaggccgagcggcctaagtacaaaaaagatCACTTTTTGGCCTAGCGGCCTAACTACATCTATCGACGTATACTCAATGTAATCATaaaggg
The genomic region above belongs to Zingiber officinale cultivar Zhangliang chromosome 11A, Zo_v1.1, whole genome shotgun sequence and contains:
- the LOC122032315 gene encoding uncharacterized protein LOC122032315; this translates as MGNVETARTSSSRREVGPGNLSKSIGCMSGVFHFLSNHHNRSRKRITSVKRKESPAAHPLTLRRLTTSPPPEAAVEDSKKMRRSSETPRIPVIPQEIRRKKPPAASPYSPHTPPALVARLMGLDDSPPQGVAAGKRRELLRALEKCDEDLQALSRIIEAIRSEEIRADTVVSTAGKTAERLLEIETNCGAAKNECNGEQPSPVSVLDALSSPRNRSRSKRSPDDSQGSPADECSRILKPSRIAVLCTDDDINTNQKKAHEATRRRIIMEPMPSGDQARVEDLGGLRPWWLARRRRRRSASRAMVESVEEVWGEGVGKERWELGRVEAWVEAQLLGELVEELVVELLGWNRKLSSPTRRKRLRF